The proteins below come from a single Staphylococcus sp. MI 10-1553 genomic window:
- a CDS encoding lactose-specific PTS transporter subunit EIIC translates to MNKLIGLIEKGKPFFEKLSRNIYLRAIRDGFISAMPIILFSSIFLLIAYVPNIFGFKWSKEMEALIMKPYGYTMGIVGLFVAGTTAKALTDSFNRKLERTNQINFISTMLASMSGFLFLASNALEEGGFANAFMGTKGLLTAFLSAFITVFIYNICIKNNITIKMPKEVPPNISQVFKDLIPFSLVILILYGLDILSRSVNKTNVAESILKTFEPLFTAADGYVGITIIFGAFAFFWFVGIHGPSIVEPAIAAITYANIETNFKLLHAGEHADKILTPGTQMFIVTMGGTGATLVVPFIFMWLSKSKRNKAIGRASVVPTFFGVNEPILFGAPIVLNPIFFIPFIAAPIINVWIFKFFVDVIGMNSFSVFLPWTTPGPLGIVMGTGFEVWAFVLAITLIIVDVIVYYPFFKVYDNQILEDELKGVDSTNELHAKVGENFNTKKAEAILGSTANKSTDQAVKEDKDSSAVSDITGPTNVLVLCAGGGTSGLLANALNKAAAEYNVPVKAAADSYGAHMDIMKDFDLVILAPQVASNYQDIKRDTDRLGIKLAKTQGVEYINLTRDGQAALKFVQDQFK, encoded by the coding sequence ATGAACAAATTGATTGGATTAATTGAAAAAGGTAAGCCGTTTTTTGAAAAACTCTCACGTAATATTTACTTGAGAGCAATTCGTGACGGTTTTATTTCAGCTATGCCTATTATTTTATTTTCAAGTATTTTCTTATTGATTGCTTATGTTCCGAATATATTTGGATTTAAGTGGAGTAAAGAAATGGAAGCGCTCATTATGAAGCCATACGGTTATACAATGGGGATTGTAGGGTTGTTTGTTGCAGGAACGACTGCTAAAGCACTTACAGATTCATTCAACCGTAAATTAGAAAGAACAAACCAAATCAACTTCATATCGACGATGCTTGCTTCGATGAGTGGTTTCTTATTTTTAGCTTCAAATGCACTTGAAGAAGGTGGATTTGCAAATGCTTTTATGGGAACAAAAGGTTTGCTTACAGCGTTTTTATCTGCATTTATCACTGTTTTTATTTATAATATTTGTATTAAAAATAATATTACAATTAAAATGCCTAAAGAAGTACCACCAAATATTTCACAAGTATTTAAAGATTTAATTCCATTCAGTCTTGTTATCTTAATATTGTATGGATTAGACATCCTTTCAAGATCAGTGAATAAAACAAATGTAGCTGAATCTATTTTAAAAACTTTTGAACCATTATTTACCGCTGCAGATGGCTATGTGGGTATTACAATTATATTTGGTGCTTTTGCGTTTTTCTGGTTTGTTGGTATTCACGGTCCTTCTATCGTTGAACCAGCTATCGCAGCCATTACTTATGCCAATATCGAAACGAACTTTAAATTGTTACACGCTGGTGAGCATGCAGATAAGATCTTAACACCAGGTACACAAATGTTTATCGTAACAATGGGAGGTACTGGGGCGACATTAGTTGTACCTTTCATATTTATGTGGCTGTCTAAATCAAAACGTAATAAAGCGATTGGGCGTGCTTCAGTCGTACCTACATTTTTCGGTGTAAATGAACCTATTTTATTTGGTGCACCAATCGTATTAAACCCGATTTTCTTCATACCATTTATTGCAGCACCGATTATAAACGTTTGGATTTTCAAATTCTTTGTTGATGTTATAGGTATGAATAGTTTTAGTGTATTTTTACCTTGGACAACACCAGGTCCATTAGGAATTGTGATGGGTACAGGATTTGAAGTATGGGCGTTTGTATTAGCTATTACTTTAATTATTGTTGATGTGATTGTTTACTATCCATTCTTTAAAGTTTATGATAACCAAATTCTAGAAGATGAATTAAAAGGTGTAGATAGTACGAATGAACTGCATGCAAAAGTTGGAGAGAATTTTAATACGAAAAAAGCAGAAGCTATTCTTGGTTCTACTGCAAACAAATCGACAGATCAAGCTGTAAAAGAAGACAAAGATTCAAGTGCAGTGAGTGATATTACAGGACCAACCAATGTTCTAGTACTATGTGCCGGTGGAGGTACAAGTGGATTGCTTGCCAATGCTTTAAATAAGGCTGCAGCAGAATATAATGTTCCTGTTAAAGCGGCTGCTGATAGTTATGGTGCACATATGGATATTATGAAGGATTTCGATCTTGTCATTTTAGCCCCACAAGTTGCTTCAAACTATCAAGATATTAAACGAGACACGGATAGACTTGGAATAAAGCTTGCTAAAACACAAGGGGTAGAATACATTAATCTCACTCGTGATGGACAAGCTGCTTTAAAATTCGTACAAGATCAATTTAAGTAA
- a CDS encoding PTS lactose/cellobiose transporter subunit IIA, whose translation MNREEVTMLGFEIVAYAGDARSKYLEALSAARDGDYDKAEQLIEEGNQCIVDAHKAQTSLLQKEAIGDDIAYSVTMMHGQDHLMTTILLKDMLKHIIELYKRGS comes from the coding sequence ATGAATAGAGAAGAAGTTACTATGTTAGGATTTGAAATTGTAGCTTACGCAGGAGATGCACGCTCAAAATATTTAGAGGCATTATCAGCAGCGCGCGACGGAGATTATGATAAAGCTGAACAACTGATTGAAGAAGGTAATCAATGTATTGTGGATGCACATAAAGCACAAACGAGTTTATTACAAAAAGAAGCAATTGGTGATGACATTGCATACAGCGTAACCATGATGCATGGACAAGATCACTTAATGACAACAATTTTATTAAAAGACATGTTAAAACACATCATTGAATTGTACAAACGAGGGAGCTGA